In one Mus caroli chromosome 14, CAROLI_EIJ_v1.1, whole genome shotgun sequence genomic region, the following are encoded:
- the Myh6 gene encoding myosin-6 isoform X2, whose amino-acid sequence MTDAQMADFGAAAQYLRKSEKERLEAQTRPFDIRTECFVPDDKEEYVKAKIVSREGGKVTAETENGKTVTIKEDQVMQQNPPKFDKIEDMAMLTFLHEPAVLYNLKERYAAWMIYTYSGLFCVTVNPYKWLPVYNAEVVAAYRGKKRSEAPPHIFSISDNAYQYMLTDRENQSILITGESGAGKTVNTKRVIQYFASIAAIGDRSKKENPNANKGTLEDQIIQANPALEAFGNAKTVRNDNSSRFGKFIRIHFGATGKLASADIETYLLEKSRVIFQLKAERNYHIFYQILSNKKPELLDMLLVTNNPYDYAFVSQGEVSVASIDDSEELLATDSAFDVLSFTAEEKAGVYKLTGAIMHYGNMKFKQKQREEQAEPDGTEDADKSAYLMGLNSADLLKGLCHPRVKVGNEYVTKGQSVQQVYYSIGALAKSVYEKMFNWMVTRINATLETKQPRQYFIGVLDIAGFEIFDFNSFEQLCINFTNEKLQQFFNHHMFVLEQEEYKKEGIEWEFIDFGMDLQACIDLIEKPMGIMSILEEECMFPKASDMTFKAKLYDNHLGKSNNFQKPRNVKGKQEAHFSLVHYAGTVDYNIMGWLEKNKDPLNETVVGLYQKSSLKLMATLFSTYASADTGDSGKGKGGKKKGSSFQTVSALHRENLNKLMTNLKTTHPHFVRCIIPNERKAPGVMDNPLVMHQLRCNGVLEGIRICRKGFPNRILYGDFRQRYRILNPAAIPEGQFIDSRKGAEKLLGSLDIDHNQYKFGHTKVFFKAGLLGLLEEMRDERLSRIITRIQAQARGQLMRIEFKKIVERRDALLVIQWNIRAFMGVKNWPWMKLYFKIKPLLKSAETEKEMANMKEEFGRVKDALEKSEGRRKELEEKMVSLLQEKNDLQLQVQAEQDNLNDAEERCDQLIKNKIQLEAKVKEMTERLEDEEEMNAELTAKKRKLEDECSELKKDIDDLELTLAKVEKEKHATENKVKNLTEEMAGLDEIIAKLTKEKKALQEAHQQALDDLQAEEDKVNTLTKSKVKLEQQVDDLEGSLEQEKKVRMDLERAKRKLEGDLKLTQESIMDLENDKLQLEEKLKKKEFDISQQNSKIEDEQALALQLQKKLKENQARIEELEEELEAERTARAKVEKLRSDLSRELEEISERLEEAGGATSVQIEMNKKREAEFQKMRRDLEEATLQHEATAAALRKKHADSVAELGEQIDNLQRVKQKLEKEKSEFKLELDDVTSNMEQIIKAKANLEKVSRTLEDQANEYRVKLEEAQRSLNDFTTQRAKLQTENGELARQLEEKEALISQLTRGKLSYTQQMEDLKRQLEEEGKAKNALAHALQSSRHDCDLLREQYEEEMEAKAELQRVLSKANSEVAQWRTKYETDAIQRTEELEEAKKKLAQRLQDAEEAVEAVNAKCSSLEKTKHRLQNEIEDLMVDVERSNAAAAALDKKQRNFDKILAEWKQKYEESQSELESSQKEARSLSTELFKLKNAYEESLEHLETFKRENKNLQEEISDLTEQLGEGGKNVHELEKIRKQLEVEKLELQSALEEAEASLEHEEGKILRAQLEFNQIKAEIERKLAEKDEEMEQAKRNHLRMVDSLQTSLDAETRSRNEALRVKKKMEGDLNEMEIQLSQANRIASEAQKHLKNSQAHLKDTQLQLDDAVHANDDLKENIAIVERRNNLLQAELEELRAVVEQTERSRKLAEQELIETSERVQLLHSQNTSLINQKKKMESDLTQLQTEVEEAVQECRNAEEKAKKAITDAAMMAEELKKEQDTSAHLERMKKNMEQTIKDLQHRLDEAEQIALKGGKKQLQKLEARVRELENELEAEQKRNAESVKGMRKSERRIKELTYQTEEDKKNLMRLQDLVDKLQLKVKAYKRQAEEAEEQANTNLSKFRKVQHELDEAEERADIAESQVNKLRAKSRDIGAKKMHDEE is encoded by the exons CGGAGAATCCGGAGCAGGGAAGACTGTGAACACAAAACGCGTCATCCAGTACTTTGCCAGCATTGCAGCCATAGGGGACCGTAGCAAGAAGGAAAATCCTAATGCAAACAAG GGCACCCTGGAGGACCAGATTATCCAGGCTAACCCCGCTCTGGAGGCCTTCGGCAACGCCAAGACTGTCCGGAATGACAACTCCTCCCGCTTT GGGAAATTCATCAGGATCCACTTTGGAGCCACTGGAAAGCTGGCTTCTGCAGACATAGAGACCT ACCTTCTGGAGAAGTCCCGGGTGATCTTCCAGCTAAAGGCTGAGAGGAACTACCACATCTTCTACCAGATCCTGTCCAACAAGAAGCCGGAGCTGCTGG ACATGCTGCTGGTCACCAACAACCCGTACGACTACGCCTTCGTCTCTCAGGGAGAGGTGTCCGTGGCCTCCATTGATGACTCTGAGGAGCTCTTGGCCACTGAT AGCGCCTTTGATGTGCTGAGCTTCACGGCAGAGGAGAAGGCTGGTGTCTACAAGCTGACAGGCGCCATCATGCACTACGGAAACATGAAGTTCAAGCAGAAGCAGCGGGAGGAGCAGGCAGAGCCGGATGGCACAGAAG ATGCTGACAAATCTGCCTACCTCATGGGGCTGAACTCAGCTGACCTGCTTAAGGGCCTGTGTCACCCTCGGGTGAAGGTGGGGAACGAGTATGTCACCAAGGGGCAGAGTGTACAGCAAGTGTACTATTCCATCGGGGCACTGGCCAAGTCAGTGTACGAGAAGATGTTCAACTGGATGGTGACACGCATCAATGCAACCCTGGAGACCAAGCAGCCGCGCCAGTACTTCATAGGTGTCCTGGACATTGCCGGCTTTGAGATCTTCGAT TTCAACAGCTTTGAGCAGCTGTGCATCAACTTCACCAATGAGAAGCTGCAGCAGTTCTTCAACCACCACATGTTCgtgctggagcaggaggagtACAAGAAGGAGGGCATTGAGTGGGAGTTTATCGACTTCGGCATGGACCTGCAGGCCTGCATCGACCTTATCGAGAAG CCCATGGGCATCATGTCCATCCTCGAGGAGGAGTGCATGTTCCCCAAGGCCTCAGACATGACCTTCAAGGCCAAGCTGTACGACAACCACCTGGGCAAGTCCAACAACTTCCAGAAGCCTCGCAATGTCAAGGGGAAGCAGGAAGCCCACTTCTCCTTGGTCCACTATGCTGGCACCGTGGACTACAACATTATGGGCTGGCTGGAAAAGAACAAGGACCCACTCAATGAGACGGTGGTGGGTTTGTACCAGAAGTCCTCCCTCAAGCTCATGGCCACACTCTTCTCCACCTATGCTTCTGCTGATACCG GTGACAGTGGTAAAGGCAAAGGAGGCAAGAAGAAAGGCTCATCCTTCCAAACAGTGTCTGCTCTCCACCGG gAAAATCTGAACAAGCTGATGACCAACCTGAAGACCACCCACCCTCACTTTGTGCGCTGCATCATTCCCAACGAGCGAAAGGCTCCAG GGGTGATGGACAACCCCCTGGTCATGCACCAGCTGCGATGCAATGGCGTGCTGGAGGGCATCCGCATCTGCAGGAAGGGCTTCCCCAACCGCATTCTCTATGGGGACTTCCGGCAAAG GTATCGCATCCTGAACCCAGCAGCCATCCCTGAGGGGCAATTCATTGATAGCAGAAAAGGGGCTGAGAAACTGCTGGGCTCCCTGGATATTGACCACAACCAATACAAGTTTGGTCACACCAAG GTTTTCTTCAAGGCGGGCCTGCTGGGGCTGCTCGAGGAGATGCGAGATGAGAGGCTGAGCCGTATCATCACCAGAATCCAGGCCCAGGCCCGAGGCCAGCTCATGCGCATTGAGTTCAAGAAGATAGTGGAACGCAG GGATGCCCTGCTGGTTATCCAGTGGAACATTCGGGCCTTCATGGGGGTCAAGAATTGGCCGTGGATGAAGCTCTACTTCAAGATCAAGCCGCTGCTGAAGAGCGCGGAGACGGAGAAGGAGATGGCCAACATGAAGGAGGAGTTTGGGCGAGTCAAAGATGCACTGGAGAAGTCTGAGGGTCGCCGcaaggagctggaggagaagaTGGTGTCCCTGCTGCAGGAGAAGAATGACCTGCAGCTCCAAGTACAGGCG GAACAAGACAACCTCAATGATGCAGAGGAGCGCTGTGACCAGCTGATCAAGAACAAGATCCAGCTGGAGGCCAAGGTGAAGGAGATGACCGAGAGGCTGGAGGACGAGGAGGAGATGAACGCCGAGCTCACTGCCAAGAAGCGCAAGCTGGAAGATGAGTGCTCAGAGCTCAAGAAGGATATTGATGACCTGGAGCTGACGCTGGCCAAGGTGGAGAAGGAAAAGCATGCAACAGAGAACAAG GTTAAAAACCTAACAGAGGAGATGGCTGGGCTGGACGAAATCATTGCCAAGCtgaccaaagaaaagaaagctctgCAAGAAGCCCACCAGCAAGCCCTCGATGACCTGCAGGCTGAAGAAGACAAGGTCAACACGCTGACCAAGTCTAAAGTCAAGCTGGAGCAGCAGGTGGATGAT CTGGAGGGATCCCTGGAGCAGGAGAAGAAGGTGCGCATGGACCTAGAGCGAGCCAAGCGGAAGCTGGAGGGTGACCTGAAGCTGACCCAGGAGAGCATCATGGACCTGGAGAATGACAAGCTTCAGCTGGAAGAAAAGCTCAAGAA GAAAGAGTTCGACATCAGTCAGCAGAACAGTAAAATTGAGGACGAGCAGGCCCTGGCTCTTCAGCTgcaaaagaaactgaaggaaaaccaG GCACGCATCGAGGaactggaggaggagctggaggccgAGCGCACAGCCCGGGCCAAGGTGGAGAAGCTGCGCTCTGACCTGTCCCGGGAGCTGGAGGAGATCAGTGAGAGGCTGGAGGAGGCCGGCGGGGCCACATCCGTGCAGATAGAGATGAACAAGAAGCGCGAGGCCGAGTTCCAGAAGATGCGGCGGGACCTGGAGGAGGCCACGCTGCAGCACGAGGCCACGGCGGCGGCCCTGCGCAAGAAGCATGCGGACAGCGTGGCGGAGCTGGGCGAGCAGATCGACAACCTCCAGCGGGTGAAGCAGaagctggagaaagagaagagtgagTTCAAGCTGGAGCTGGACGATGTCACCTCCAACATGGAGCAGATCATCAAGGCCAAG GCCAACCTGGAGAAAGTGTCCCGGACACTGGAGGACCAGGCCAATGAGTACCGCGTGAAGCTGGAAGAAGCCCAGCGCTCCCTCAATGACTTCACCACACAGCGAGCCAAGCTGCAGACAGAGAATG GGGAGTTGGCTAGGCAACTGGAAGAAAAGGAGGCATTGATTTCCCAGCTGACCCGAGGCAAGCTCTCTTACACCCAGCAGATGGAGGACCTCAAGAGGCAGCTGGAGGAGGAAGGCAAG GCCAAGAACGCCCTGGCCCACGCACTGCAATCATCCCGGCATGATTGTGACCTGCTGAGGGAACAGtatgaagaagaaatggaggccAAGGCTGAGCTACAGCGTGTCCTGTCCAAGGCCAACTCAGAGGTGGCCCAGTGGAGGACCAAGTATGAGACAGATGCCATACAGAGGacggaggagctggaggaagccAA GAAGAAGCTGGCTCAGAGGCTGCAGGATGCAGAGGAGGCAGTGGAGGCTGTCAATGCCAAGTGCTCCTCCCTGGAGAAGACCAAGCacaggctacagaatgagatcgAGGACCTGATGGTAGACGTGGAGCGCTCCAATGCCGCCGCCGCAGCCCTGGACAAGAAGCAGAGGAACTTTGACAAG ATCCTGGCTGAGTGGAAGCAGAAGTATGAGGAGTCACAGTCAGAGCTGGAGTCTTCCCAGAAGGAGGCGCGCTCCCTGAGCACAGAGCTCTTCAAGCTCAAGAACGCCTATGAGGAGTCTCTGGAGCACCTGGAGACCTTCAAGCGGGAGAACAAGAACCTCCAGG AGGAGATCTCAGACCTGACCGAACAGCTGGGAGAAGGGGGGAAAAATGTGCACGAGCTGGAGAAGATCCGCAAACAGCTGGAGGTGGAGAAGCTAGAGCTGCAGTCGGCCCTGGAGGAGGCTGAG GCCTCCCTGGAGCATGAGGAGGGCAAGATCCTCCGCGCCCAGCTGGAGTTCAACCAGATCAAGGCAGAGATCGAAAGGAAGCTGGCAGAGAAGGATGAGGAGATGGAGCAGGCCAAGCGCAACCACCTGCGGATGGTGGACTCCCTGCAGACCTCCCTGGATGCAGAGACACGCAGCCGCAATGAGGCCCTGCGGgtgaagaagaagatggagggcGACCTCAACGAGATGGAGATCCAGCTCAGCCAGGCCAATAGAATAGCCTCAGAGGCACAGAAACACCTGAAGAATTCTCAAGCTCACTTGAAG GACACCCAGCTCCAGCTGGATGATGCTGTCCATGCCAATGACGACCTGAAGGAGAACATCGCCATCGTGGAACGGCGCAACAATCTGCTGCAGGCGGAGCTGGAGGAGCTGCGGGCTGTGGTGGAGCAGACGGAGCGGTCTCGGAAGCTGGCAGAGCAGGAGCTGATTGAGACCAGTGAGCGGGTGCAGCTGCTGCACTCGCAG aacaccAGCCTCATCAACcagaagaagaagatggagtcAGACCTGACCCAGCTCCAGACAGAAGTAGAGGAGGCAGTGCAGGAGTGTAGGAACGCAGAGGAGAAGGCCAAGAAGGCTATCACAGAT GCCGCCATGATGGCTGAGGAGCTGAAGAAGGAGCAGGACACCAGCGCCCACCTGGAGCGCATGAAGAAGAACATGGAGCAGACCATCAAGGACTTGCAGCATCGTCTGGATGAGGCAGAGCAGATCGCGCTCAAGGGCGGCAAGAAGCAGCTGCAGAAGCTGGAGGCTCGGGTCCGGGAGCTGGAGAATGAGCTGGAGGCTGAGCAGAAGCGCAATGCGGAGTCTGTGAAGGGCATGAGGAAGAGCGAGCGGCGCATCAAGGAGCTCACCTACCAG acagaggaagacaagaaGAACTTAATGCGGCTGCAGGACCTGGTGGACAAGCTGCAGTTGAAGGTGAAGGCCTACAAGCGCCAGGCTGAGGAGGCG GAGGAGCAGGCCAACACCAACCTGTCCAAGTTCCGCAAGGTGCAGCACGAGCTGGATGAGGCGGAGGAGAGGGCAGACATTGCCGAGTCCCAGGTCAACAAGCTGCGGGCCAAGAGCCGGGACATTGGTGCCAAG AAGATGCACGACGAGGAATAA
- the Myh6 gene encoding myosin-6 isoform X1 encodes MTDAQMADFGAAAQYLRKSEKERLEAQTRPFDIRTECFVPDDKEEYVKAKIVSREGGKVTAETENGKTVTIKEDQVMQQNPPKFDKIEDMAMLTFLHEPAVLYNLKERYAAWMIYTYSGLFCVTVNPYKWLPVYNAEVVAAYRGKKRSEAPPHIFSISDNAYQYMLTDRENQSILITGESGAGKTVNTKRVIQYFASIAAIGDRSKKENPNANKGTLEDQIIQANPALEAFGNAKTVRNDNSSRFGKFIRIHFGATGKLASADIETYLLEKSRVIFQLKAERNYHIFYQILSNKKPELLDMLLVTNNPYDYAFVSQGEVSVASIDDSEELLATDSAFDVLSFTAEEKAGVYKLTGAIMHYGNMKFKQKQREEQAEPDGTEDADKSAYLMGLNSADLLKGLCHPRVKVGNEYVTKGQSVQQVYYSIGALAKSVYEKMFNWMVTRINATLETKQPRQYFIGVLDIAGFEIFDFNSFEQLCINFTNEKLQQFFNHHMFVLEQEEYKKEGIEWEFIDFGMDLQACIDLIEKPMGIMSILEEECMFPKASDMTFKAKLYDNHLGKSNNFQKPRNVKGKQEAHFSLVHYAGTVDYNIMGWLEKNKDPLNETVVGLYQKSSLKLMATLFSTYASADTGDSGKGKGGKKKGSSFQTVSALHRENLNKLMTNLKTTHPHFVRCIIPNERKAPGVMDNPLVMHQLRCNGVLEGIRICRKGFPNRILYGDFRQRYRILNPAAIPEGQFIDSRKGAEKLLGSLDIDHNQYKFGHTKVFFKAGLLGLLEEMRDERLSRIITRIQAQARGQLMRIEFKKIVERRDALLVIQWNIRAFMGVKNWPWMKLYFKIKPLLKSAETEKEMANMKEEFGRVKDALEKSEGRRKELEEKMVSLLQEKNDLQLQVQAEQDNLNDAEERCDQLIKNKIQLEAKVKEMTERLEDEEEMNAELTAKKRKLEDECSELKKDIDDLELTLAKVEKEKHATENKVKNLTEEMAGLDEIIAKLTKEKKALQEAHQQALDDLQAEEDKVNTLTKSKVKLEQQVDDLEGSLEQEKKVRMDLERAKRKLEGDLKLTQESIMDLENDKLQLEEKLKKKEFDISQQNSKIEDEQALALQLQKKLKENQARIEELEEELEAERTARAKVEKLRSDLSRELEEISERLEEAGGATSVQIEMNKKREAEFQKMRRDLEEATLQHEATAAALRKKHADSVAELGEQIDNLQRVKQKLEKEKSEFKLELDDVTSNMEQIIKAKANLEKVSRTLEDQANEYRVKLEEAQRSLNDFTTQRAKLQTENGELARQLEEKEALISQLTRGKLSYTQQMEDLKRQLEEEGKAKNALAHALQSSRHDCDLLREQYEEEMEAKAELQRVLSKANSEVAQWRTKYETDAIQRTEELEEAKKKLAQRLQDAEEAVEAVNAKCSSLEKTKHRLQNEIEDLMVDVERSNAAAAALDKKQRNFDKILAEWKQKYEESQSELESSQKEARSLSTELFKLKNAYEESLEHLETFKRENKNLQEEISDLTEQLGEGGKNVHELEKIRKQLEVEKLELQSALEEAEASLEHEEGKILRAQLEFNQIKAEIERKLAEKDEEMEQAKRNHLRMVDSLQTSLDAETRSRNEALRVKKKMEGDLNEMEIQLSQANRIASEAQKHLKNSQAHLKDTQLQLDDAVHANDDLKENIAIVERRNNLLQAELEELRAVVEQTERSRKLAEQELIETSERVQLLHSQNTSLINQKKKMESDLTQLQTEVEEAVQECRNAEEKAKKAITDAAMMAEELKKEQDTSAHLERMKKNMEQTIKDLQHRLDEAEQIALKGGKKQLQKLEARVRELENELEAEQKRNAESVKGMRKSERRIKELTYQTEEDKKNLMRLQDLVDKLQLKVKAYKRQAEEAEEQANTNLSKFRKVQHELDEAEERADIAESQVNKLRAKSRDIGAKQKMHDEE; translated from the exons CGGAGAATCCGGAGCAGGGAAGACTGTGAACACAAAACGCGTCATCCAGTACTTTGCCAGCATTGCAGCCATAGGGGACCGTAGCAAGAAGGAAAATCCTAATGCAAACAAG GGCACCCTGGAGGACCAGATTATCCAGGCTAACCCCGCTCTGGAGGCCTTCGGCAACGCCAAGACTGTCCGGAATGACAACTCCTCCCGCTTT GGGAAATTCATCAGGATCCACTTTGGAGCCACTGGAAAGCTGGCTTCTGCAGACATAGAGACCT ACCTTCTGGAGAAGTCCCGGGTGATCTTCCAGCTAAAGGCTGAGAGGAACTACCACATCTTCTACCAGATCCTGTCCAACAAGAAGCCGGAGCTGCTGG ACATGCTGCTGGTCACCAACAACCCGTACGACTACGCCTTCGTCTCTCAGGGAGAGGTGTCCGTGGCCTCCATTGATGACTCTGAGGAGCTCTTGGCCACTGAT AGCGCCTTTGATGTGCTGAGCTTCACGGCAGAGGAGAAGGCTGGTGTCTACAAGCTGACAGGCGCCATCATGCACTACGGAAACATGAAGTTCAAGCAGAAGCAGCGGGAGGAGCAGGCAGAGCCGGATGGCACAGAAG ATGCTGACAAATCTGCCTACCTCATGGGGCTGAACTCAGCTGACCTGCTTAAGGGCCTGTGTCACCCTCGGGTGAAGGTGGGGAACGAGTATGTCACCAAGGGGCAGAGTGTACAGCAAGTGTACTATTCCATCGGGGCACTGGCCAAGTCAGTGTACGAGAAGATGTTCAACTGGATGGTGACACGCATCAATGCAACCCTGGAGACCAAGCAGCCGCGCCAGTACTTCATAGGTGTCCTGGACATTGCCGGCTTTGAGATCTTCGAT TTCAACAGCTTTGAGCAGCTGTGCATCAACTTCACCAATGAGAAGCTGCAGCAGTTCTTCAACCACCACATGTTCgtgctggagcaggaggagtACAAGAAGGAGGGCATTGAGTGGGAGTTTATCGACTTCGGCATGGACCTGCAGGCCTGCATCGACCTTATCGAGAAG CCCATGGGCATCATGTCCATCCTCGAGGAGGAGTGCATGTTCCCCAAGGCCTCAGACATGACCTTCAAGGCCAAGCTGTACGACAACCACCTGGGCAAGTCCAACAACTTCCAGAAGCCTCGCAATGTCAAGGGGAAGCAGGAAGCCCACTTCTCCTTGGTCCACTATGCTGGCACCGTGGACTACAACATTATGGGCTGGCTGGAAAAGAACAAGGACCCACTCAATGAGACGGTGGTGGGTTTGTACCAGAAGTCCTCCCTCAAGCTCATGGCCACACTCTTCTCCACCTATGCTTCTGCTGATACCG GTGACAGTGGTAAAGGCAAAGGAGGCAAGAAGAAAGGCTCATCCTTCCAAACAGTGTCTGCTCTCCACCGG gAAAATCTGAACAAGCTGATGACCAACCTGAAGACCACCCACCCTCACTTTGTGCGCTGCATCATTCCCAACGAGCGAAAGGCTCCAG GGGTGATGGACAACCCCCTGGTCATGCACCAGCTGCGATGCAATGGCGTGCTGGAGGGCATCCGCATCTGCAGGAAGGGCTTCCCCAACCGCATTCTCTATGGGGACTTCCGGCAAAG GTATCGCATCCTGAACCCAGCAGCCATCCCTGAGGGGCAATTCATTGATAGCAGAAAAGGGGCTGAGAAACTGCTGGGCTCCCTGGATATTGACCACAACCAATACAAGTTTGGTCACACCAAG GTTTTCTTCAAGGCGGGCCTGCTGGGGCTGCTCGAGGAGATGCGAGATGAGAGGCTGAGCCGTATCATCACCAGAATCCAGGCCCAGGCCCGAGGCCAGCTCATGCGCATTGAGTTCAAGAAGATAGTGGAACGCAG GGATGCCCTGCTGGTTATCCAGTGGAACATTCGGGCCTTCATGGGGGTCAAGAATTGGCCGTGGATGAAGCTCTACTTCAAGATCAAGCCGCTGCTGAAGAGCGCGGAGACGGAGAAGGAGATGGCCAACATGAAGGAGGAGTTTGGGCGAGTCAAAGATGCACTGGAGAAGTCTGAGGGTCGCCGcaaggagctggaggagaagaTGGTGTCCCTGCTGCAGGAGAAGAATGACCTGCAGCTCCAAGTACAGGCG GAACAAGACAACCTCAATGATGCAGAGGAGCGCTGTGACCAGCTGATCAAGAACAAGATCCAGCTGGAGGCCAAGGTGAAGGAGATGACCGAGAGGCTGGAGGACGAGGAGGAGATGAACGCCGAGCTCACTGCCAAGAAGCGCAAGCTGGAAGATGAGTGCTCAGAGCTCAAGAAGGATATTGATGACCTGGAGCTGACGCTGGCCAAGGTGGAGAAGGAAAAGCATGCAACAGAGAACAAG GTTAAAAACCTAACAGAGGAGATGGCTGGGCTGGACGAAATCATTGCCAAGCtgaccaaagaaaagaaagctctgCAAGAAGCCCACCAGCAAGCCCTCGATGACCTGCAGGCTGAAGAAGACAAGGTCAACACGCTGACCAAGTCTAAAGTCAAGCTGGAGCAGCAGGTGGATGAT CTGGAGGGATCCCTGGAGCAGGAGAAGAAGGTGCGCATGGACCTAGAGCGAGCCAAGCGGAAGCTGGAGGGTGACCTGAAGCTGACCCAGGAGAGCATCATGGACCTGGAGAATGACAAGCTTCAGCTGGAAGAAAAGCTCAAGAA GAAAGAGTTCGACATCAGTCAGCAGAACAGTAAAATTGAGGACGAGCAGGCCCTGGCTCTTCAGCTgcaaaagaaactgaaggaaaaccaG GCACGCATCGAGGaactggaggaggagctggaggccgAGCGCACAGCCCGGGCCAAGGTGGAGAAGCTGCGCTCTGACCTGTCCCGGGAGCTGGAGGAGATCAGTGAGAGGCTGGAGGAGGCCGGCGGGGCCACATCCGTGCAGATAGAGATGAACAAGAAGCGCGAGGCCGAGTTCCAGAAGATGCGGCGGGACCTGGAGGAGGCCACGCTGCAGCACGAGGCCACGGCGGCGGCCCTGCGCAAGAAGCATGCGGACAGCGTGGCGGAGCTGGGCGAGCAGATCGACAACCTCCAGCGGGTGAAGCAGaagctggagaaagagaagagtgagTTCAAGCTGGAGCTGGACGATGTCACCTCCAACATGGAGCAGATCATCAAGGCCAAG GCCAACCTGGAGAAAGTGTCCCGGACACTGGAGGACCAGGCCAATGAGTACCGCGTGAAGCTGGAAGAAGCCCAGCGCTCCCTCAATGACTTCACCACACAGCGAGCCAAGCTGCAGACAGAGAATG GGGAGTTGGCTAGGCAACTGGAAGAAAAGGAGGCATTGATTTCCCAGCTGACCCGAGGCAAGCTCTCTTACACCCAGCAGATGGAGGACCTCAAGAGGCAGCTGGAGGAGGAAGGCAAG GCCAAGAACGCCCTGGCCCACGCACTGCAATCATCCCGGCATGATTGTGACCTGCTGAGGGAACAGtatgaagaagaaatggaggccAAGGCTGAGCTACAGCGTGTCCTGTCCAAGGCCAACTCAGAGGTGGCCCAGTGGAGGACCAAGTATGAGACAGATGCCATACAGAGGacggaggagctggaggaagccAA GAAGAAGCTGGCTCAGAGGCTGCAGGATGCAGAGGAGGCAGTGGAGGCTGTCAATGCCAAGTGCTCCTCCCTGGAGAAGACCAAGCacaggctacagaatgagatcgAGGACCTGATGGTAGACGTGGAGCGCTCCAATGCCGCCGCCGCAGCCCTGGACAAGAAGCAGAGGAACTTTGACAAG ATCCTGGCTGAGTGGAAGCAGAAGTATGAGGAGTCACAGTCAGAGCTGGAGTCTTCCCAGAAGGAGGCGCGCTCCCTGAGCACAGAGCTCTTCAAGCTCAAGAACGCCTATGAGGAGTCTCTGGAGCACCTGGAGACCTTCAAGCGGGAGAACAAGAACCTCCAGG AGGAGATCTCAGACCTGACCGAACAGCTGGGAGAAGGGGGGAAAAATGTGCACGAGCTGGAGAAGATCCGCAAACAGCTGGAGGTGGAGAAGCTAGAGCTGCAGTCGGCCCTGGAGGAGGCTGAG GCCTCCCTGGAGCATGAGGAGGGCAAGATCCTCCGCGCCCAGCTGGAGTTCAACCAGATCAAGGCAGAGATCGAAAGGAAGCTGGCAGAGAAGGATGAGGAGATGGAGCAGGCCAAGCGCAACCACCTGCGGATGGTGGACTCCCTGCAGACCTCCCTGGATGCAGAGACACGCAGCCGCAATGAGGCCCTGCGGgtgaagaagaagatggagggcGACCTCAACGAGATGGAGATCCAGCTCAGCCAGGCCAATAGAATAGCCTCAGAGGCACAGAAACACCTGAAGAATTCTCAAGCTCACTTGAAG GACACCCAGCTCCAGCTGGATGATGCTGTCCATGCCAATGACGACCTGAAGGAGAACATCGCCATCGTGGAACGGCGCAACAATCTGCTGCAGGCGGAGCTGGAGGAGCTGCGGGCTGTGGTGGAGCAGACGGAGCGGTCTCGGAAGCTGGCAGAGCAGGAGCTGATTGAGACCAGTGAGCGGGTGCAGCTGCTGCACTCGCAG aacaccAGCCTCATCAACcagaagaagaagatggagtcAGACCTGACCCAGCTCCAGACAGAAGTAGAGGAGGCAGTGCAGGAGTGTAGGAACGCAGAGGAGAAGGCCAAGAAGGCTATCACAGAT GCCGCCATGATGGCTGAGGAGCTGAAGAAGGAGCAGGACACCAGCGCCCACCTGGAGCGCATGAAGAAGAACATGGAGCAGACCATCAAGGACTTGCAGCATCGTCTGGATGAGGCAGAGCAGATCGCGCTCAAGGGCGGCAAGAAGCAGCTGCAGAAGCTGGAGGCTCGGGTCCGGGAGCTGGAGAATGAGCTGGAGGCTGAGCAGAAGCGCAATGCGGAGTCTGTGAAGGGCATGAGGAAGAGCGAGCGGCGCATCAAGGAGCTCACCTACCAG acagaggaagacaagaaGAACTTAATGCGGCTGCAGGACCTGGTGGACAAGCTGCAGTTGAAGGTGAAGGCCTACAAGCGCCAGGCTGAGGAGGCG GAGGAGCAGGCCAACACCAACCTGTCCAAGTTCCGCAAGGTGCAGCACGAGCTGGATGAGGCGGAGGAGAGGGCAGACATTGCCGAGTCCCAGGTCAACAAGCTGCGGGCCAAGAGCCGGGACATTGGTGCCAAG CAGAAGATGCACGACGAGGAATAA